The Cupriavidus necator DNA window ATTTCGAGGATGGTGTCGAGGCGGGCGTGCTGGCCTTCCTTCAGCAGCCGCTTGGCCATGCGCAGCGCATGGCCGGGATTGACCGCGATGCGCTGCGCCAGTTCCATTGCCGTGGGCATCAGCGCCTCCTGCGGGACCACGCGCGAGACCAGTCCCCATTCGAGCGCCTGCGCGGCGTCGATGGTATCGCCGGTGAAGCACAGCTCCGCCGCACGCGACATGCCCACGGCGCGCGGCAGCAGCCACGCGCCGCCATCGCCCGGAATCAGGCCGAGCTTGACGAAAGTGGCGGCGAACACGGCCGTTTCGGATGCGATGCGGATGTCGCACGTGCAGACGAGGTCATTGCCCGCGCCGAGCGCCGGACCATTCACTGCCGCGATGACCGGCACTTCGAGGTTCGACAGCGCCAGCGGCAGGCGCTGGATGCCGTCGCGGTAGGCGTAGCGGGCCATCACCGGCTCGCCCGACTCGCGCCCGAAGGTGGCGCGCAGGCTCTTCAGGTTGCCGCCGGAGGAAAAGGCGGGACCGGCGCCGGTCAGCACCACGACGCGCACGGAATGGTCGCGGTTGACGGCTTCGCACATCTCGACCAGCGCCTCCACGGCGTCGTTGTCGGACAGCGCGTTGCGCGTCTGCGGACGGTTCATGGTGACGATGGCGATGGCGCCTTCGCGTTGGATATCGAGGAAATTGCTCATGACAGACTGTGGTGGGGAAGACGTGTGGTTTCGGCCGCGTTCAGGCAACGGCCGGGGCAGGGGGGCGCGGTGTCAGCGCCGCTGGCATTTCTCCGACACGGCGCGCGCAGCGTCGATGCGGCCGGGCGGCAGCCAGCCCGCCAGGACCTCGGCAATCCCGGCGGCGTCCGGCGCGCGCGGCGCCGCGGGCGGCACCGAAGGCGTGCGGCTGAAGCGCGGCGCGGGCGCCGGATGCATGATGCCGTCCACCTCGACGAAGGTGCCGCGCGCGCGCAGGTGCGGGTGGTGCGGCGCCTCGTGGTAGTTCAGCACGGGGGCGAAGCAGGCGTCGGTGCCATCGAGCAGGGCGCACCATTCGTCGCGCGTGCGGGTGCGGAAGACTTCGGCCAGTGCCGCGCTTCCGGCTTCCCAGTTGGCGGGGTCGTTCTGGTCACCAAGGCTCGCAGGGTCCACGCCAATCCGGCTGAGCAGGTCTCGGTAGAAGCGCGCCTCGACAGGGCCGACCGAGATCCAGCCGCCGTCCTTGCACGCGTAGACGTTGTAGAAGTGCGCGCCGGAATCGAGCACGTTCGTGCCGCGCTCCGGGCGCCACTGGCCGGCGGCGGCGAGGCCGAAGAACACCGCGCCCAGCGCGGCGGCGCCATCGACGATGGCGGCATCCACCACCTGTCCCTTGCCGGACTTGCCCGCCTCGATCAGCGCGGCCAGCACGCCGGCGACGAGGAACATGCCGCCGCCGGCGAAGTCGCCAAGGTAAGCCGGGGGGATGGCCGGCGGGCCGCCGCGCTGGCCGATGGCATTGAGCGCGCCGGTCAGCGCGATGTAGTTGACGTCATGCCCCGCCGCGTTGGCCAGCGGACCGCTCTGGCCCCAGCCCGTGACACGGCCGTACACGAGCCGCGGATTGCGCCCCATGCACGCGTCCGGGCCGAGGCCCATGCGCTCGGTGACGCCGGGGCGAAAGCCTTCGATCAGGGCGTCGGCCTTCTCCACCAGTTCCAGCACGGTCGCCACGGCCTCGGGATCCTTCAGGTCGAGCACGAGGGACTTGCGATTGCGCAGCATGAGGTCGTACCGGCGCTCGCGCTTCACGCCGAGATCGACCTCGCCCGGACGCTCGATGCGCAGCACCTCCGCGCCCATGTCGGCGAGCATCATGCCGGCCAGCGGGCCGGGGCCGATGCCGGCCAGTTCGATGATCCGGATGCCCGCGAGCGGGCCCTTCCTGGTTTCCTGGTCTGATGCGTGCATGTTTTTGCTCTACTCCACGGGGATGCCGGCAGTCTTTACGATGTCGCGCGTGCGTTGTATCTCGGCGAGCTGGAAGTCGCGCAGGCGGGTGGTGCTGCCGGTGTACACGGTGCCGCCCAGGCTCTCGACGAATTTCACGCCGGCGGGCGCCTGCAGGGCCGCGCGCACGGCGTCCGACAGGCTCTTGATGATCGGCGCGGGCACGTTGGCGGGCGCGAAGACCCCGGTCCACGCCGAAACGTCGAAGCCCGGCGCGCCGCTTTCGGCCACGGTGGGCACCTCCGGGAGTTCCTTGAGCCGATGGGTGTCGGTGACCGCAAGCGCGCGCAGGCGGCCGGCCCGGACCAGCGGCATGACCGCGCTGATCTCGGCCATGGAGTAGTCCACCTGTCCGACGGCGACGTCGGTCATGGCCGGGGCGGTGCCCTTGTAGGCGATCGGGGCGGCGTGGATACCGAAGCGCTCGTTGAGCAGTTCGACGAACACCTGGTAGCCGGGGCTGCCGGCGGCGTAGTTGAGCTTGCGGGGCGCCTTGCGCGCGCCGTCGACCAGCTCCGCGAGCGTCCGGAACGGGGAGCCGGTCGGCACCACGACGACGAGCGCGAAGCGCGCGATGCGTTCCACCGGCGCGAAGTCCTTGACGGGGTCATACGGCAGGTTCCTGAACACGGCGACGTTGGTCACCATGGTCGAGTTGCTGCCGACAAACAGCGTATAGCCGTCGGGCGCAGCCTCGGCCGCGGCGCGTGCGCCGATGAAGCCGTTGGCGCCTGGGCGGTTCTCCACCACGAACGGCTGGTGGAACTTCGCCGAGAGTGCCTGGGCGACAAAGCGCGCGGTCGTGTCCGTGCCGCTGCCGGGCGGCAGCGAGACAATGATCTTGACCGGGCGGTTCGGGTAAGCCGCCTGCGCCAGGGCCGGTTGCATCCACGCGGACGCCGCGGCCACCGCGCACGCCGCCACACATGTCGCCATGAGGCGCCAGCGCCGCCAATACGGCAATCGGGGTAGATGAAAGGCCATGTCGTCTCCTTGGTTCCCTGGTCTGGTCGTGATCCTGCAAGGGGACGGCACGCCGTCCTTTGAGGGAGTCCGACAGATGCTAAGAAGCTGGCGCAGTTGTGAAAAATACTTTCGGTATGTCGATCAATACATGGGATGTATCGGCGCGTGCCGGCCACGGCAAGGCAGAGGGACCCGCAATGCCTGATCCAGGTGGCGGATCGTTCCCTGCGCCACGAACTTTGATTAGGGTTTTCCTACGATATATGGCGAAACACTACGAAAACACGTAGTATTGGATCGTCGGTATCTGGAAGGTGTCCACGACATCTCGTAGGAATCAGCCGGCACAGGGAGTCTTTGGATCCGGCAAGAGACCGGTGCGATACACAGGAGATAGTTGGACATGCTGTCACGAATCCGGAGCCGGCGCCCCCGGTTCCCCGGCCTCGCCCGCCTTCCCAGGCGCTTCGGAACAACCCTGGCGGCGGCCGCCGCAGTCGTGTGCGGCCTCGCCGCCGCGACGAGCGCATCGCCCGCGCGTGCGCAGGACGGGTATCCCGCCAAGCCGGTCACGATAGTGGTGCCCGCGCCGCCCGGCGGCATCACCGACCAGCTTGCCCGGCTCGTCGCCTCGCATATGGCCAGGGACTTCGGGATCCAGGTCGTGGTCGACAACCGGGGCGGCGCCGGCGGCAACATTGCCGCGGAAATCGGCGCGCGTGCGCAGCCTGACGGCTACACCGTCCTGATGGGCACGCAGGGCATGTTTGCCGGCAACCAGTTCCTCTACAAGGCGCTGCGCTTCGATCCGGAGAAGGACTTTATCGCGGCACAAGGCCTGGTCACCATTCCCAACATCCTGGTGGTGAACAGCCGGTTGCCGTTCCGCTCGGTCGCGGACCTGGTCACGTACGCCAGGGCCAATCCCGGCAAGCTGACCGTGGCGTCCGTGGGCAACGGCACGGGGACGCACCTGGCCGCCGAACTCTTCCAGGCCCAGGCGGGAGTGAAGTTCGTCCACATCCCCTACAAGGGCAGCGCGCCTGTCATCAATGACCTGCTGGCGGGACAGGTCGACATGACCTTCGACTACCCCGTTTCGACGCTGCCGCAGATCCAGGCGGGCAAGCTGCGCGCGCTCGCGGTCACGAGCAAGGCACGCCTGCCCGCGCTGGCGCAGGTGCCGACCGTGGCCGAGGCCGGCTATCCCGGGGCGGAAGCCACGTCGTGGATCGGCCTGTTCTTCCCGGCCCGCACCAGTCCGGCCATCGTGGCCAGGTGGCAGGCCGATATCGGCCGCCTGCTGGCCGATCCGGCGGTGACCGCCGAGATCCAGCGGATGGGCGCCGCGCCGCTGCCGCTTGGCGGCGAACGTTTCCGCGCCTTCGTGGCATCCGAACGCGGGAAGTGGAAGGCCATCATCCAGCGCTCCGGCGCCAGCATTGACTGAGCCCGGCTCCCCGACACCCAGGCAGTCCCAGGCCGCCCTGCATGGCGCGGCGCGAGGCTGCCCCATCGGCAGAGGCGCATATGCGTGTAGCACACCAGATCATCCTGACCGACCAGGATCGCTCCCAGCTCGAAACACTTGCCACCGCGCCGGAGACCCCGGCCAAGGTGGCGCAGCGCGCCCGCATCATCCTGCTGGCGGCGCAAGGCGAGCAGAACAAGATGATTGCGCCCCGCCTCGGCATCGGGCGCGCACAGGTCGCGCGCTGGCGCGAGCGCTATGCCCACGCGGGGCTCGGCGGCATCCTGCATGACCTGCCGCGCGGCGCTCCGCCCGTCAGGGTGGACCTGACGAGGCTGGCGAGGCTGACTGGCGCAGACGGCCCCGACGCGACGCGCGGCTGGAGCATGCGCGGCGTGGCGGCGGAACTGGGCGTCAGCGCCGCAAGCGTCTCGCGTCACTGGCGCGCGGCGGGACTCGCTTCCGGGCTTGGCGGCCTTGGCGGACTTGGCGGGTTGAATGGGATCAACGGCCGTGCATCCGGCCCGGCGCCGTTCCATTTCACCGGGCGGGCTGTCGAAATCGTTGCCCTCTACGCAGCCGGGCCCGAGCATGCACTGGTGCTGGCGTTCGACGAGCCTGCGCATCCGCTGGCCGCCCCTGGCACGTCGGGGGCGGGGGGCCAGAACCTGCGCTCGCTGCCGGCGCACCAGCGCAGCCTTGCCGCATCGCTGCTGACGGCGCTGCGGATGCTCGATGGCGGGCTTGGCGACGCAAGCGCCGGCGCCCAGCACGAAAGCTGGCTGGGCTTCCTGCGCGACGTGGAGGCGGCCACGCCCGCGGACCGGCACATCTGGGTCCTGTCGGACAACTACGCCAGCCACCAGCATGCGGACGTCCAGCACTGGGTCCGGCGCCATCCGCGCGTGATGGTGCAACTGGCACCCAACGGCGCCGCCTGGCTGCGCATGGTGCAGCGGTTCCTGTGCGATGCGCAGACCGTGCGCCGGTCGAGTTTTCCGGCCGCCATTCCGGAGGCGCTGGCCGCCATCGAAGCGGCTGCGCGGTCGCGCGGCGCGACGCCGTATCGCTGGATCCGCCAGACCGTGCCGCACGGTCCGGCCAACGGCCAATCGCGGGATATGCCGGATATGCCGGATGCGCCGGACGTTCCGCTGGAGCCGCAAGCCGCGAGCCCGCTGTTGCTGCCTGGCCATGCCGTGGCCGAGGGCGAACGTCCCATCCAGGCGATCACCAGCACCAAGGTGCTGCCGCCGCGCGGCGCCCGGCAACTGATGCCGCGCGAAGCGCTGATGGGCCGCCTGCTCGACGCCCGCCGCCACCGCTGCGTGATGATCCACGGCCAGGCGGGAAGCGGCAAGACCAGCACGCTGATGGCGTGGCGCAAGGCCATGATCTCGCTGGGCTACGACGTCTGCTGGCTGTCGCTGGCGGCCGAGGACAACGAGCCGGCGCGCTTCCTCGACTATCTGCTTGCCAGCATTGCGGAGGCCGATCCCGCCGCCGCGCGCGAAGCCTCGCAAGTCGTGGCCGCCGGACACGACGAGGCCGAGATCGAACTGTGGGCGATCACGCTGGTGCAGGGCCTGGCCCGGCGCCAGCGCGAACTGGTGCTGATGATCGACGACCTGCACCATGTTTCCGACCCCGCTATCCTGCTGGCGCTGCAGTGGCTGCTGGAGTACGCCCCGCCGCAACTGCACGTGGCGCTGGCCTCGCGCACGGCGCTGGACCTGTCGATGGAGCGCCTGCGTCTGCAGAACCAGCTCGCGGAATTCGACATGCGCGACCTGCGCTTCTCGCCCGAGGAATCCGCGCGCTACCTGCGCGACCAGCTCGGCAACATTCCGGGCAGCGACGCCGCGGCGCTGCATGAACTGACGGACGGATGGGTGGCCGGGCTGCAACTGTTTGCCATCGGCCTGCGCACCCGGCAGGCCGGCAGCTACCCGGTGACGCAGGTGCGCGACGCCCGGGCGTTCGCCAGCTTCTTCGAGCGCGAAGTGCTGGTCCGGCTCGCGCCCGACGATCTCGACATGCTGACCCGGGTGGCCATCTGCCAGCGCTTCTGCGTGCCGCTGTGCGCGGAAATCCTCGGGCAGCCCGACGCTGTGGCGGGCATCAAGGCGCGCGTGACGCGGATGGTGGCCGACCATCTGTTCATCACCGTGGTCGGCAGCCACGACAACGAAACCTGGTACCGCATCCACCCGCTGCTGCGCGAAACGCTGCTCGGCTACCTGGCGGCCCGCGACGAAGCGGAGATACGCGCGCTGCACGCCACGGCCTGGCGCTGGTTCGACGCCCGCGGCCACCTCGACGAGGCTGTGCTGCACGCCGTGAGCGCGGGCGAGCCGGACGCCGCCGCGAAGCTGGTCGAAGGGCGCGCGCAGGCGCTGCTCGTCGGCGGCGAACTGAGCCAGGTGGCGGGCCTGCTGCGCATGCTGCCGCAAGAGCAGGTCAGGCGCAGCTTCCGCCTGCACGTGGCCCACGCCTACATGCTGCTCTACGCGCGCGATTTCGACAGCCTGCGCCGCAGCCTCGACGAGATGGACGCGCAGCGCGCCAGCGTTGGTACGGTCGGGTGCTATACCGTGTCGCTGCTGCGCGCGGGCATGGCGCTGCAACTCGACGATATCGACACCGCGGCGGCGCTGCTGCCGGAAATCTGGAACCCGCCGCCGGAGGCCGGCGATTTCACATGGCTTGCCCGCGCCAACGCGCTGTCCTGGCTGCTGATCCAGCGCGGCGAGCACGATCTGGCGCGCGGGATTCTGGAAGAGGCCGACCTGCGCAGCCGCTCGCCGCGCAGCCGCCAGTTCGGCCGCTGCGTGCACGCGCTGAGCCTGGTGCGGGAAGGGAAGATCCGCCAGGCCTGCAAGATTGTGCGGGAGGTGCTGGCGGAAGCCGAGGGGTATGGCGCGGGCTACGTGGCGATGGCGAGCATGGCCGCCGGGCTGCTGGCCGATGCGCTGTACGAGCTGAACGAAACCGAGGCGGCCTGCCAGCTTCTGGAGCCGCGCATCGGCATGGTGGAGCGCACTTCGTTGCCGGAGGTGGTGCTGCGGGCCAGCCTGGTGCTGTCGAATTCGCACTGGATCGCCGGGCGGCGCCAGCAGGCACTGGCCTGTCTGGACCGGCTGGAGGCCTATGCGGTGCGCTATGGCCTGGACCGGCTGCTGGCCGAGGCGCTGGTGCAGCGGTTGCGCCGGCATCTCCAGCAGGGCGCGATGGAGCGGGCCAATATCGTCCTCGAATGCGTGCGGGGGCTTGCGCAACGCCATGCCGCTTCGGGTTCGGATTCGGGCCCCGAGCGGGCCCGCGCGCTCGCCCACGCGGCCGAGCGCGCGGCGATCGACATGGCCCTGCACACCCGCGATTTTGCCGGGGCGCTGGAGCGCATCCAGCCCTTGCTCGATGCCACCGCGCAGGGACCCGCCACGGCCAGCCTGCGCATGCAGCTTGCCGTGGCGCGGCAGGGGCTGGGGGAGGGGGCGGCGGCTCGGCAGGACTTCGTGACGGCCTGCCGGCTGGGCCACGGGCTGGGTTTGTCGCGCACGCTGCTGGACGCGCTGGAGGTCATGTCGGACGCCTCCGACGCTCTTATCCGCGAGCCGCTGCCGGACCCTGTGCTCGGCTTCTACGTGCAGCGCCTGCTGGCGGCGCATCGCACGGCGGCCAGCGAGCGCGGCGCCGCCGATGCCGGGCCGCAGAGCGGCCCCATCGCCCTGCTGAGCGAGCGCGAGCGCGAAATCCTGTACCTGCTGGCGCAGGCGATGTCCAACAAGAAGATCGCGAGAGTCCTGAATGTCTCCGCCGAGACGGTCAAATGGCATCTCAAGAACATCTACGCCAAGCTGGGTGTCGGCGGCCGCGGCGGCGCCGCCGCGCTGCTGCGCGACGTGATGGGGCCGGGCGTGGTGCCGGCCTGATCCTGCCGCCTTCCTGCCGCTGTCCACGCACGCCCGCGTCATGCGGGTAATGCCGTTCAGTTTCAGCTGGTCCACCGTCGTCCCCGCGAAAGCGGGGACCCAGTGGCTTTGAAAGACGCTGGGTTCCCGCTTTCGCGGGAATGACGGTAAGACCAGGAATGCTCAACTGAACGGCATTAAGCGTCATGCGGGCGTGTTGTTGCGGGCGCATTGCGGATTGCCGGAGTGCTCCGCTAGCGCGCCTCATGCGGCGGGTGGTGGTGGCGCGCGGACCTTACGCATGCTTATCCGCGCGCCATAAGCTCCGCTCCTCCCCATGCCACCCGAGTCGGGGAGTACCTGCCCCGGGCCCGCCGGCCAATCATGGACACACACCTTTCGTTCAACCCGATTTACTGGAGTGTCCAAGACATGAGCCTGCTTGAAGGGAAAGTCATCATCGTGACCGGCGCCGGCGCCGGCGTGGGCAAGGGGATCGCGCTGGAGGCGGCCCGCCAGGGTGCGCGCGTGATCGTCAACGACATCGGCGTCAACATCGACGGCTCGGGCGGCAGCGCCAGCCCCGGCGAACAGGTCGTCGCGGAAATCCGCGCGGCTGGCGGCGAGGCGGCGGTCAACACCGACAGCGTGGCCGACTGGGGCGCGGCGCAGAAGATCGCCCAGCAGGCCATGGACCTGTATGGCCGCATCGATGGCGTGGTCAACAACGCCGGCAACCTGCGCGACGTCCTCTTCCACAAGATGAGCGAAGAAGAGTTCGACGCCGTGATCGCGGTCCACCTCAAGGGCAGCTGGAACGTCTCGCGCTCGGTGGCGCCGCATTTCAAGGCGCAGGAGAGCGGCGCCTTTGTCCACATGACCTCGACCACCGGCCTGATCGGCAACTTCGGCCAGGCCAACTATGCGGCGGCCAAGCTCGGCATCGTCGCGCTGTCGAAGTCCATCGCCATCGACATGCAGAAGTTCAACGTGCGCTCCAACTGCATCGCGCCGTTCGCCTTCACGCGCATGGTCGACAGCGTGCCCGCCAATACGCCGGAAGCGCTGGAACGCCGCAAGGTCAACATGCGCCTGGAGGCCGGCAAGATCGCGCCGTTCACGCTGGCCCTGCTGGCCGACGAAGCGAAGCACGTCAACGCCCAGGTCTTCGGCGTGCGCAACAACGAAGTCTTCCTGTTCTCCCAGCCGCGGCCGATCCGCTCGGCCCACAGGAGCGAAGGCTGGACCGTGCAGTCCTGCGTGGAGCATGCCATCCCGATGCTCAAGAGTTCGTTCGTCCCGTTCGAGCTGTCGCGCGACATCTTCACCTGGGACCCGGTCTGACCGCGGATCACGGCTTCAAAGGAGCAATGCAATGGATTTCGAGCCCGATCTCGGACTGGAGGCGTTCCGCCAGGAAGTACGGACTTTCCTGCGCGAGAGCCTGCCTGCCGACCTGGCCGGCAGGCCGCGCAGCGGCACTCGCTCTTCGCGCGCGGACCTGACTCGCTGGCAGGGCATCCTGAACCAGCGTGGCTGGGGCGCACCGTCCTGGCCGAAAGAGCATGGCGGCACCGGCTGGTCGGTGCTGCAACGGCTAATCTTCGACGAGGAATGCGTGGCCGCCGGCGCCCCGTCGCCGGACACCGCCGCCCAGCGCCTGCTGGGACCGGTGCTGAACGCTTTCGGCACGCCGGCGCAGCGCGCCGAGCATATCCCGCACATGCTGAGCGGCGAGCGCCAGTGGTGCCAGGGCTTCTCGGAGCCGGGTTCCGGCTCCGACCTCGCCTCGCTGCGCACGCGCGCAGTCAGGGATGGCGACCACTATGTGGTCAACGGCCAGAAAATCTGGACCACCTGCGCCCACCGCGCCGACTGGATCTTCCTGCTGGTGCGCACCGATCCCGAGGCGAAGAAGCAGGCCGGCATCACCTTCCTGCTGGTGGACATGAAGTCGCCCGGCATCACGGTGCGGCCGATCCGCAGCATCGACGGCTGCCACCACCTGAACGAGACCTTCTTCGAGGATGTCAGGGTGCCGGTGGCCAACCGCGTGGGCGAGGAAGGCGCCGGGTGGAGTATCACCAAGTTCCTGCTCAACAACGAACACGCGACGGCCGCCGACCTGCCGATGCTGCGCCGCTACCTGACGCAGGTGCGCAATCTCGCCGCGCGCAAGGATGTCAGCGGCCGCACGCTGGCGCAGCGGCACGAGTTTTCGCTGCGGCTGGCGCGCTTCGAGGCGGAGCTGAACGCCATCGCCATGCTGGTGCAGCGCGTGGCGTCGATGGAGGAAGACCATAGTCCCGCTGCCCACGCGATGGGCTCCATGCTGAAGATCCGCGGCACGGAACTGCAGCAGGCCATGAGCACCTTCCTGGTGGAAGCGCTGGGCGACTACGGCGCCGTGGCGTACCCGACGCTGGACGACGAGGGTGGCAACGGCCATGGCGACGAACGCGCCGAGCTGCCCATGCAGGACCTGGGCCGCGGCATCGCCAGCGAGATGTTCTTCCGGCGCGCCTCGACCATCTATGGCGGCACCAGCGAAGTCCAGCGGACCATCATCGCCAAGTCGCTGTTCAATTTCTGAAGGCAGTCACCGAGCATGAAATTCAACCTGAATGATGAGCAAGGCCTGCTGCGCGACAGCGTGCGGCGCTTTGTCGACAAGGAATACGACCTCGCGGCGCGCACGGCACGCCTGCGCAGCGGCGAGCCGTGCCATGCCGGCCATTGGCGCACCTTCGCCGATAACGGCTGGCTGGCCGCGGCGCTGCCGGAAGCGGCGGGCGGACTGGGCGGCAATGTCATCGACATGGCGCTGATCAGCGCCGAGTTCGGCCGCGGCCTGGTGATCGAGCCCTGGCTCGGCAGCGCCGTGCTGGCGCCGCAGACGGTGCTGGCAGGCGGCTCTGCGCTGCAACGCGAAGCGCTGCTGCCCGCCGTGGCGGACGGCTCGCGCCGGCTGGCGCTGGCCTACAGCGAAAGCCAGTCGCGCGGCTTCGCCGGCCCGGTCCTGACGCGCGCCATGCCGACGCAGGGCGGCTACACACTGCACGGCACCAAGACGCTGGTGCTGGGCGGCTGCGACGCCGATGCGTTCGTGGTCTCGGCCGATGTGGCCGGTGTGGGCACCAGCCTGTTCGTGGTGCCGGCCGGAAAGGAAGGCGTAAAGCGGCGCGCACTGCCGCTGCATGACGGCAGCTGGGCCGCCGAAGTGAGCTTCGACGGCGTCTTCGTTCCGGCCGACGCGCTCCTGGGCGAGGCCGGCAACGGCGAGGCCGCGCTGCGCCAGGGCCTGGCGCATGGCACCGCCGCGCTGTGCGCCGAACTGGTGGGCGCCATGGAGAAGGCCATCGAGATCACGGCGGAGTACCTGAAGGTGCGCAAGCAGTTCGGCGTGGCGATCGGCAGCTTCCAGTCGCTGCAGCACCGGGTGTCGGACATGGCCGCCGAGATGGAAGTCGCCCGCTCGATGCTTTACGTGCTGCTGGCAGCCATCGAAAACGACAGCCCCGACCTGGACCGCACCGTGTCGCAGGCCAAGAGCCTGGTGGTGCGCGCCGCGCGCTTTGTGTGCGGACAGGCCATCCAGCTGCACGGCGGCATTGGCATGACCGAGGAATATCCAGTCGGCCATTACTTCAAGCGCGCCGTCGTGGCGGACGCGCTGTTCGGCAATGCCGACATGCACGATGCGCGCAATGCCGAGGCATGGCAGGCATCCCTGACTGAATAGGAAGAGCAAGCATGAAGACCTACGAGAACATCGCCGATCTCCAGCCGCTGGTTGGAGAAGTCATCGGCACGAGCGAATGGCTGGCGCTGGACCAGGCCCGCATCAATACGTTCGCCGACGCCACGG harbors:
- a CDS encoding crotonase/enoyl-CoA hydratase family protein — protein: MSNFLDIQREGAIAIVTMNRPQTRNALSDNDAVEALVEMCEAVNRDHSVRVVVLTGAGPAFSSGGNLKSLRATFGRESGEPVMARYAYRDGIQRLPLALSNLEVPVIAAVNGPALGAGNDLVCTCDIRIASETAVFAATFVKLGLIPGDGGAWLLPRAVGMSRAAELCFTGDTIDAAQALEWGLVSRVVPQEALMPTAMELAQRIAVNPGHALRMAKRLLKEGQHARLDTILEMSAGFQALAHHTNDHEAALDSYMAQLKR
- a CDS encoding CaiB/BaiF CoA transferase family protein, which encodes MHASDQETRKGPLAGIRIIELAGIGPGPLAGMMLADMGAEVLRIERPGEVDLGVKRERRYDLMLRNRKSLVLDLKDPEAVATVLELVEKADALIEGFRPGVTERMGLGPDACMGRNPRLVYGRVTGWGQSGPLANAAGHDVNYIALTGALNAIGQRGGPPAIPPAYLGDFAGGGMFLVAGVLAALIEAGKSGKGQVVDAAIVDGAAALGAVFFGLAAAGQWRPERGTNVLDSGAHFYNVYACKDGGWISVGPVEARFYRDLLSRIGVDPASLGDQNDPANWEAGSAALAEVFRTRTRDEWCALLDGTDACFAPVLNYHEAPHHPHLRARGTFVEVDGIMHPAPAPRFSRTPSVPPAAPRAPDAAGIAEVLAGWLPPGRIDAARAVSEKCQRR
- a CDS encoding Bug family tripartite tricarboxylate transporter substrate binding protein, translated to MATCVAACAVAAASAWMQPALAQAAYPNRPVKIIVSLPPGSGTDTTARFVAQALSAKFHQPFVVENRPGANGFIGARAAAEAAPDGYTLFVGSNSTMVTNVAVFRNLPYDPVKDFAPVERIARFALVVVVPTGSPFRTLAELVDGARKAPRKLNYAAGSPGYQVFVELLNERFGIHAAPIAYKGTAPAMTDVAVGQVDYSMAEISAVMPLVRAGRLRALAVTDTHRLKELPEVPTVAESGAPGFDVSAWTGVFAPANVPAPIIKSLSDAVRAALQAPAGVKFVESLGGTVYTGSTTRLRDFQLAEIQRTRDIVKTAGIPVE
- a CDS encoding Bug family tripartite tricarboxylate transporter substrate binding protein, whose translation is MLSRIRSRRPRFPGLARLPRRFGTTLAAAAAVVCGLAAATSASPARAQDGYPAKPVTIVVPAPPGGITDQLARLVASHMARDFGIQVVVDNRGGAGGNIAAEIGARAQPDGYTVLMGTQGMFAGNQFLYKALRFDPEKDFIAAQGLVTIPNILVVNSRLPFRSVADLVTYARANPGKLTVASVGNGTGTHLAAELFQAQAGVKFVHIPYKGSAPVINDLLAGQVDMTFDYPVSTLPQIQAGKLRALAVTSKARLPALAQVPTVAEAGYPGAEATSWIGLFFPARTSPAIVARWQADIGRLLADPAVTAEIQRMGAAPLPLGGERFRAFVASERGKWKAIIQRSGASID
- a CDS encoding LuxR C-terminal-related transcriptional regulator, encoding MRVAHQIILTDQDRSQLETLATAPETPAKVAQRARIILLAAQGEQNKMIAPRLGIGRAQVARWRERYAHAGLGGILHDLPRGAPPVRVDLTRLARLTGADGPDATRGWSMRGVAAELGVSAASVSRHWRAAGLASGLGGLGGLGGLNGINGRASGPAPFHFTGRAVEIVALYAAGPEHALVLAFDEPAHPLAAPGTSGAGGQNLRSLPAHQRSLAASLLTALRMLDGGLGDASAGAQHESWLGFLRDVEAATPADRHIWVLSDNYASHQHADVQHWVRRHPRVMVQLAPNGAAWLRMVQRFLCDAQTVRRSSFPAAIPEALAAIEAAARSRGATPYRWIRQTVPHGPANGQSRDMPDMPDAPDVPLEPQAASPLLLPGHAVAEGERPIQAITSTKVLPPRGARQLMPREALMGRLLDARRHRCVMIHGQAGSGKTSTLMAWRKAMISLGYDVCWLSLAAEDNEPARFLDYLLASIAEADPAAAREASQVVAAGHDEAEIELWAITLVQGLARRQRELVLMIDDLHHVSDPAILLALQWLLEYAPPQLHVALASRTALDLSMERLRLQNQLAEFDMRDLRFSPEESARYLRDQLGNIPGSDAAALHELTDGWVAGLQLFAIGLRTRQAGSYPVTQVRDARAFASFFEREVLVRLAPDDLDMLTRVAICQRFCVPLCAEILGQPDAVAGIKARVTRMVADHLFITVVGSHDNETWYRIHPLLRETLLGYLAARDEAEIRALHATAWRWFDARGHLDEAVLHAVSAGEPDAAAKLVEGRAQALLVGGELSQVAGLLRMLPQEQVRRSFRLHVAHAYMLLYARDFDSLRRSLDEMDAQRASVGTVGCYTVSLLRAGMALQLDDIDTAAALLPEIWNPPPEAGDFTWLARANALSWLLIQRGEHDLARGILEEADLRSRSPRSRQFGRCVHALSLVREGKIRQACKIVREVLAEAEGYGAGYVAMASMAAGLLADALYELNETEAACQLLEPRIGMVERTSLPEVVLRASLVLSNSHWIAGRRQQALACLDRLEAYAVRYGLDRLLAEALVQRLRRHLQQGAMERANIVLECVRGLAQRHAASGSDSGPERARALAHAAERAAIDMALHTRDFAGALERIQPLLDATAQGPATASLRMQLAVARQGLGEGAAARQDFVTACRLGHGLGLSRTLLDALEVMSDASDALIREPLPDPVLGFYVQRLLAAHRTAASERGAADAGPQSGPIALLSEREREILYLLAQAMSNKKIARVLNVSAETVKWHLKNIYAKLGVGGRGGAAALLRDVMGPGVVPA
- a CDS encoding SDR family NAD(P)-dependent oxidoreductase produces the protein MSLLEGKVIIVTGAGAGVGKGIALEAARQGARVIVNDIGVNIDGSGGSASPGEQVVAEIRAAGGEAAVNTDSVADWGAAQKIAQQAMDLYGRIDGVVNNAGNLRDVLFHKMSEEEFDAVIAVHLKGSWNVSRSVAPHFKAQESGAFVHMTSTTGLIGNFGQANYAAAKLGIVALSKSIAIDMQKFNVRSNCIAPFAFTRMVDSVPANTPEALERRKVNMRLEAGKIAPFTLALLADEAKHVNAQVFGVRNNEVFLFSQPRPIRSAHRSEGWTVQSCVEHAIPMLKSSFVPFELSRDIFTWDPV
- a CDS encoding acyl-CoA dehydrogenase is translated as MDFEPDLGLEAFRQEVRTFLRESLPADLAGRPRSGTRSSRADLTRWQGILNQRGWGAPSWPKEHGGTGWSVLQRLIFDEECVAAGAPSPDTAAQRLLGPVLNAFGTPAQRAEHIPHMLSGERQWCQGFSEPGSGSDLASLRTRAVRDGDHYVVNGQKIWTTCAHRADWIFLLVRTDPEAKKQAGITFLLVDMKSPGITVRPIRSIDGCHHLNETFFEDVRVPVANRVGEEGAGWSITKFLLNNEHATAADLPMLRRYLTQVRNLAARKDVSGRTLAQRHEFSLRLARFEAELNAIAMLVQRVASMEEDHSPAAHAMGSMLKIRGTELQQAMSTFLVEALGDYGAVAYPTLDDEGGNGHGDERAELPMQDLGRGIASEMFFRRASTIYGGTSEVQRTIIAKSLFNF